In Trichocoleus sp., the genomic stretch CGCCAGCCATCCACGACATCGGATTGGCTACAGGCTGTGACGTAGCGCGGCAACCCTGCTTCCATCGCCAAACCGTTGAGATGACAGCGATCTTCGTTCACTAGCTGCGAAATGAATGGCGGCTTCCAGAGTGGCGTACAGCTATGCCGAACCCCGATCGTGCCAATGCAGTTCAGCAGGCTGCTGATAAATACGAGCCGCCCAGTGCGATCGACTGTGAGATCATGAATGTCCAAATCTCCCGTTGTAAAGCCGACTCGCGGCACATAAAGCCGATCAAACCCGTTGTATTGCTGCCCCGGTTGCAAGACATTATCAAGCTGCCAGATCTGATAGCGAGAACTGAGATAAAGCCGCTCTGAATCAACCGCAAATAGCCCCATTGCTCGTTCAAACATCCGCTCAAACCCTGAAATTTGCCCCATTTCATTCGTGCCAATCAGCATCAGGCGTGAGGACTGGTAAGTTGTGAGTGCTAGGCTCACCTGAGACTGATTCAGCCACTCTAGAAAGTAACGGGAAGCGAGAATCTTCAGGGGCAGCGGTGTCGAATTAGCAGCAGATGTGGATTGAGACACAGGTTAAAAAGGTCAATATGCCTCACCCATAATAATCAGGTGCGTTCCCTGGCTTCCATTTAATATTGCAGCCAATACTCGGTTTCTGATCTGGATCGATCGTCCCCTGCCCCAACAACGCCTCGATCGCCTGGCGCAAATCCTCACCTGTGACAGGTAGCCCATTTCCGGGACGGCTCCCATCTAACTGACCCCGATAAGCCAACTTGCGATCGGCATCAAACAGGAAAAAGTCGGGGGTACAGGCGGCAGTATAAGCTTTGGCAACGGCTTGAGTCTCGTCATAGCAGAGCGGAAAGGAAAAACTGAGTTCTTGCGCCATTGCTTTGAGGCGATCGGGCGCATCTTCGGGATAGTTTTCCGCATCATTGGCGCTAATGGCAACGATCCCCAGGTTTCTTGTCCCGTAGTCCTGCCCTAATTGAGCCAGTTCGGTTTGAATATGCTTCACAAAAGGGCAATGCCGACAGATAAACATCACCAGCAAAGCAGAGTTCCCCGTGAAGGTATCGAGGGAGATTGTCTGCCCTGAAACCACATCTGGCAAATAAAACTCTGGTGCAGGTGTGCCAAGTGCCAGCATGGTTGAAGCTGTTTTCGCCATGAAAAATCTGCCTCCGTTTGCGAGTTCTTGCTTGTTTGTATCATGTTTATCTTTGAGTTTGGTTCACTCAAAACGCAATTTTGGTTTGAATTGAGGCTTAATAATTTGCATCAGACAAGCCAGGGAAATTTGCTTTAAAATCAAACTTTTTGCAGCATAACTGTTTCACTGGACTGGGTGGTCGATCGCTTTAACTGAAACCGATGCAAGGATTTATTGTCTCCCTCATTATTTTTACAGCCGTCTTTGCTGTCTTTTCCCTAGGGCTAAATTTGCAGTGGGGTTATACCGGACTCATTAACTTCGGCCATGTTGCCTTTATGACGATTGGCGCTTACGCTACCGTTCTCCTGGCAGCACAAGGTGTACCGCTTATCCTTGCAACCCTGATTGGGGCAGCGCTTGCTGCTTTGTTGGGCTTGCTCATTGGGTTTTCCACGCTGCGACTCCGAACTGATTATCTGGCGATCGTGACGATTGGTGTTTCTGAGATGATCCGACTAGGTGCCCTCAATGAAGAATGGCTAACGCGCGGCTCGTTTGGCATTCAGCGATTTCCCCTACCGCTGGCAAACTTTAACCCTGCCCTGCCTATGCGGATTGTCATGATCGTCATTTTTACCGCTGTGATTGCGCTGGCATATCGGCAACTCTGGCAGTGGTTCCGGCAAGAAGTGAAATCTGTGCAGCGATCGGCTTTGTTCAATACTTCACTCGCGGCTTTAGGATACCTGGCTTCCTTGAGCTTGCTTTTGTTTGGTGGCGGTTTGCTTGCTCGGCAGCTTAAGCTTACAAATGCACTTCCTGCCTGGGTTCTGGGAATGGGTCTGCTCTTGGAAATTGTGGGGATCATCTGGCTCTACCGCTGGCTGGCGCGTCAATTAAACAATCGGTTCCCTGCCTGGTCAACGGGTTTGATGGTCGTCTTCACCGCAATTCTGGCAATTCTAGGCATCTGGATCTCCGGCTATGCGATCGGCGCACTGTATGACTATGGCAGCAACCCCTCTAAAAATGGGCTGATGTTTGTTTCGGTGCTGATTGTAGCGCTGATCTTTTGGGGACTGGAACGCCTGGTTCGATCGCCCTGGGGTCGGATTCTAAAAGCGATTCGAGAAGATGAAGAAGTGGCGAAAGCATTGGGCAAAAATGTTTTCTGGTATAAGCTGCAATCGCTCATGTTGGGTGGCGCAATTGCCGGGATCTCTGGGGCAATGTATGCCTGGCAGTTAACGACCGTCTATCCAGACAATTTCCAGCCTCTCGTCACATTTAATGCCTGGACAATGGTGGTGTTAGGGGGTGCAGGCAGTAACGTGGGGACAATTCTAGGTGCTGCGATTTTTTGGGGCTATCAGACTATAACGCGCTTTATTTTGGCTGATATTGTGCCATTAGATGATGCTCGTCTAGGCGCATTCCGTATTATGGTAATCGGGTTGTTGCTGATTGTGATGATGATGTGGCGACCCCAAGGCATTCTCGGTAAGAAGGAGGAACTCACTCTTGGTCGATGAGGCATCCCTGGATGGGCATCAGTCTTCCCCGCAAAACCTGACCCAGCCGATCGATAGTTCTCTGTCACAATCTCCACTGTTGGCAGCAAACGGGCTTTGCAAGAGTTTTGGCGGCATTCGTGCGGTGGATCAAGCAACGATCGAGGTTGCTCCAGGCAGTATTACGGGTCTAATTGGTCCCAATGGCGCAGGCAAAACGACGCTATTTAATCTGCTGTCAAATTTCATTCATCCTGATCAAGGACGAGTCATTTTTGATGGAGCGCCGATCGAGCATCTCCTACCCCACCAGATTGCTCAACAGGGGCTAGTCCGTACTTTCCAGGTCGCGCGCGTTTTATCGCGTCTGTCTGTGATGGAAAATATGCTGTTAGCGGCACAACAGCAAACGGGCGAAAACTTCTGGAACGTCTGGTTTCGTCCAGGACAAGCCGCAAGAGAAGAGCGACAGCAGCGAGAACGAGCCAGTGAACTGTTGGAATCAGTCGGTCTGTCTCACATGGCACAGTCCTATGCAGGATCACTATCAGGTGGACAGCGCAAACTACTTGAAATGGCAAGAGCCTTAATGGTACGCCCCAAACTGATCTTGCTAGATGAGCCTGCTGCTGGAGTCAACCCCACTTTAATTAACCAAATTTGCGACCACATTACTCGTTGGAATCGTGAAGGCATGACCTTCCTGATCATCGAACATAACATGGACGTGATTATGTCTTTGTGCGATCGAGTCTGGGTGCTGGCGGAAGGACGCAATCTTGCTTCTGGAACCCCCACCGAAGTCCAACGGGATGCAAAAGTGCTGGAAGCCTATTTAGGACAATAGGGCAATTCCCAGAAAACAAATGATTTGAAATGGCAGGTTTTGCAATGACGCGATCGCTCAGATCATTCCATCTTGGCTAAACCTGCCCCAACATTCAGCCATCTTTGGCGCAGTGAGGAAAGCATTAAACGGTTGCACTTTTGAAAGCCTTCTCAATTCCTCAATTTTAAGGGCTTTGAACGGCTCGGACTTTGACAATGCAGCGGTACGGCTCCTCTATCCTGGATAACCCTGTTCTACAGCGTATGGCACTGCCCCTGATCGCGCAGTAGGTGATCACAAAGGACAAGCGCGACCATAGCTTCCACCATTGGCACAGCCCGAGGCAAAACGCAGGCATCATGCCGTCCTTTGCCCACCAAAACGGTTTCTTCCCCTTCATTTGTGACAGTGCGCTGCTCTTTGCGAATGGTGGCTGTGGGTTTGAATGCCACTCGAATCACAATATTTTCACCGTTTGAGATGCCTCCCTGGACACCACCCGATCGATTCGTCAGTGTGCGAACATCACCGTTTGCATCAACATAAAACTCATCGTTATGTTCGCTGCCCGTCATCAAGGTTCCAGCAAAGCCAGATCCAATTTCAAAGCCTTTGGTTGCTGGGAGGGACATGACCGCTTTTGCCAGATCGGCTTCTAGCTTGTCAAACACTGGCATT encodes the following:
- a CDS encoding TIGR03032 family protein, whose product is MSQSTSAANSTPLPLKILASRYFLEWLNQSQVSLALTTYQSSRLMLIGTNEMGQISGFERMFERAMGLFAVDSERLYLSSRYQIWQLDNVLQPGQQYNGFDRLYVPRVGFTTGDLDIHDLTVDRTGRLVFISSLLNCIGTIGVRHSCTPLWKPPFISQLVNEDRCHLNGLAMEAGLPRYVTACSQSDVVDGWRDRRREGGCVIDLQTNEIIAAGLSMPHSPRYYQGRLWLHQSGTGEFGYLDFSTGRFEPIAFCPGYLRGLAFLGNFAIVGLSRPRGDRTFTGLALEEQLIRKQTEACCGVMVIDLQSGNIAHWLKLEGVVTELYDIQVLPGVRQPMALGFQTDEIARLLTLEPIAPLFSSVPFD
- a CDS encoding thioredoxin family protein, with the translated sequence MAKTASTMLALGTPAPEFYLPDVVSGQTISLDTFTGNSALLVMFICRHCPFVKHIQTELAQLGQDYGTRNLGIVAISANDAENYPEDAPDRLKAMAQELSFSFPLCYDETQAVAKAYTAACTPDFFLFDADRKLAYRGQLDGSRPGNGLPVTGEDLRQAIEALLGQGTIDPDQKPSIGCNIKWKPGNAPDYYG
- a CDS encoding branched-chain amino acid ABC transporter permease; amino-acid sequence: MQGFIVSLIIFTAVFAVFSLGLNLQWGYTGLINFGHVAFMTIGAYATVLLAAQGVPLILATLIGAALAALLGLLIGFSTLRLRTDYLAIVTIGVSEMIRLGALNEEWLTRGSFGIQRFPLPLANFNPALPMRIVMIVIFTAVIALAYRQLWQWFRQEVKSVQRSALFNTSLAALGYLASLSLLLFGGGLLARQLKLTNALPAWVLGMGLLLEIVGIIWLYRWLARQLNNRFPAWSTGLMVVFTAILAILGIWISGYAIGALYDYGSNPSKNGLMFVSVLIVALIFWGLERLVRSPWGRILKAIREDEEVAKALGKNVFWYKLQSLMLGGAIAGISGAMYAWQLTTVYPDNFQPLVTFNAWTMVVLGGAGSNVGTILGAAIFWGYQTITRFILADIVPLDDARLGAFRIMVIGLLLIVMMMWRPQGILGKKEELTLGR
- a CDS encoding ABC transporter ATP-binding protein, whose product is MVDEASLDGHQSSPQNLTQPIDSSLSQSPLLAANGLCKSFGGIRAVDQATIEVAPGSITGLIGPNGAGKTTLFNLLSNFIHPDQGRVIFDGAPIEHLLPHQIAQQGLVRTFQVARVLSRLSVMENMLLAAQQQTGENFWNVWFRPGQAAREERQQRERASELLESVGLSHMAQSYAGSLSGGQRKLLEMARALMVRPKLILLDEPAAGVNPTLINQICDHITRWNREGMTFLIIEHNMDVIMSLCDRVWVLAEGRNLASGTPTEVQRDAKVLEAYLGQ